The nucleotide sequence CGCCGCGCGGCGGAACCGCGCGAGCCGCCCGTCGCGGTCGAGCCCGGACACGTCGACGAGCGTCTCCTCCAGCGGGTCGAGCTGGTGGATCCCCCGCTCGAGCCCCACGACCGACCGCGCGACCACGTGCAGGTCGAGCGGATACAGCCCGCCACCCGAGGGCACGAACCGTCCGGGCGTCCCATCGCCACGCGGCCCGTAGGCGAGGCGCAGCACGGTGGCCAGCTCGGCCAGCTGGACCGGCCGCCCGAGCGTGCGCGGCTCGGCCGACCGGCGCGCCGCCAGCGTCGCGCCCAGCTCGTGCCGCAGCGGGAGGGCGCGCGGCAGGGGCACCGCCGGGAGCAGCCGCGGCGCGGAGGTGGCCCCACCCGGACCGGCATCCGCGACGCCCTGCGCCTCCTTCGCCATCTGGTGCGCGTACCGCACGTCGGTCCAGCCGGGGTGGGTGATCCTCGTGATCTTCGACGCCTCGTGGAAGTCCTCCGCGGCGTCGCCCGCCGGCCGGTCGACGGCGCCCCCGACGCTGAAGATCGGCCCCACGCTCCCGAGGGAGCGCGCGGACGCGGGGGTGGCGGGATCCGCCCCCGCGGACGGACCCGTCGGGGCCTCCGTCCGGTCGGGGGTGGCGTCGGTCTCGATGGTGCTCATGGGATCCTCCTGGTGCGACGGGCGCTGGGACGGCTGCGGGGACGGGCGGTGCCGCACGTCACGGGAACGGGTGCGGGACGTGGACGAGGTCGGCCGGCCCGTCGATCGCGGGCCCGTCGCGCCACCGCCGGTAGAGCCTCGGATGCCCGAGGAACCGCGCGGCATGCACCACGTCGAGCGCCACGAGGTCGGGGCTCAGCGCGCGCACCACGTGGAAGCCGGCCGCGCGCACCTCGGGTGCCGTGATGTCCGCGAGCAGCACCTCGATGCCCTCGCGGTCGAGCCCGGCGACGACCTCCGCCCAGCTGTCCGGACCCCCGACGGCCACGACCCGCTCGTCCGAGGCGTCGAGCGCGGCCGTGAGCGGGCGCGCGGACGGGCGGCAGTGCAGCCGGATGTGGTCCTCGAACTCGACCACGTCCGCCGCGTCGATGGTCGGCTCCGCCAGCAGCCGCAGGCACCAGTTGTGCGTGTGCAGCGCCTCGCGGACCGCGTTGAGGATCGCCCGGTCGAGCCGGAAGTCGGCCGCGCAGCCGACCGCGACGCCGATGCGGTCGCTGCGCATGACCGCGAGCAGCACCGGCACGTCGGCCGCCGCGTCCAGCACTCGCACCGTGAACGACGCCCCGAACCGGCCGCACAGCTCCTCCAGGCGCTCGAGCTCCCGGAGCGTCGCGTCGGTCAGCCGGGAGCTGCCGCGCCAGTCGAAGGCCGGGGGCGTGGATCCGCGGAGCCACATGCGCTGGAACGCATCGCGCTCGATGAGCTCCAGCACGGCACGGCCCGCGGCGAACCCGAAGTGCGGCCCCGCCGCGACGCCGGACGAGGTGGCCGGCTCCACGTGCGGCTCGCGGTGCCCGTCCGCGCGGTGCGGGTCGTCGAACACCACCATCTGCGCGGGCACGTGCACCGCGTCGCCCCGGTGCAGGGAGCGCGCCGGCATCCAGGTGAGGAGGTCGCCCGGCCGGGCGCGCTCGTAGTGGAAGGCCGGATCCTCGCGCTGCGTCGGGTGGAAGCGCTGGAAGGCGTCCGGCCCCACCTGCCGGGCGTCGGCGCCGAGGGGCGCGCGGAAGCCGCCGGGTGCGCCCGCGAGCGACATGCGCTCGACCGCCTCGCCGATGCACGACCTGCGCGCCTCCATCCGGGATCCGCCCGGCCCCATGCTGAAGCGCTCGGACTCCGTGCCGGTGAGGAACCCGGTGTCCGCGGAGCGGCCCGAGTACAGCGCGTCCGGGATGGCGTCGGGCGTGAAGGCCATGGGATTCGCGTGCTCCACGAGCCCCGTGTACGGGCTGACGACGCCCGCCCCGCCGCGGCTCATGCCCGCCACGGCGAGGCGATGCCGGCGTAGGGGCGGGGGCCGCACGTGCCGCACCGCGCGACCCGGAACACGGCGTGCGCCTCCGCCTCCATGACCTTGGGCTCGATGACGAGCACGGTGCTGGCCACGAGCCAGTCGTGGGCGTGGATCCACCGGGCGGCGTAGCGCGCGGCGAACCCGGCCGTGATGGCCTCGAGGCTCGGGTCGCGCGGCACGACGGCGACCGCGTCGGCCGCCGCGGCGTGATCCGCGGCGAACGGCGTGGTCGACGCCCAGCGCAGCGCGACGCACTCCAGGCACGGCCCCTCGCCGGGCACGACGACCGGCCCGACGAGCTGGAACCGGCCATCGAACGGATGCACGGGGAGCCACGGGCGCCCCGCGGCGTGCATGCGCGCCCCGACCTCGCGGAGGACCGGCCGCGAGCCGACCGCGATGACCAGGTCGGCGTCGTGCTCGTCGCCGAGCTCGGCCGAGGGGAGGGCCTCCGCGAGGCCCGTGAGCAGCGACGGGATCATGTCGCCCACGAGCGCGACCCGCGCGGGCGATGCGGCGTCGCGCACGGGACCGAGCCCGGTGCGGTCGCCGCCGTTGCGCCGCGCCTCGTCGAGGACGTGCGCGAGCTCGTCGGGGACGGATCCCGCGGAGTCGGTCGGCGACCCGACCACGACATCGCGCAGCACGAGCTCGTCGACCAGGTGCGCCACGGCGGGGGCGTGCGCGGCGAAGGCCCGGTCGAGGTCCGCGCGGGTGAAGGGACGGGAGAGGAGGCGCGACACCGCGGAGACGGCATCGCCCGAGGGCAGCTGCAGGGAGACCAGCTCGCGACCGCCGAGGAGGTGGAGGGTGTCCTCCACCTCCCCGACGGCGTAGCGGGGACTCACCGAGTACGTGGTCGACGAATCCATGCGGGGGCGATCAGCGCTGCTGCTGCCGGCCGTTGCCGCTCGACGAGCACGTCGTGCTGCAGCACAGGGTGACGTCGCCCATCACGATCTCCTCCTCCGCGCCGCGGTGCGTGATGGTGAAGCCGAAGGCCTCCGCCAGCAGCGCGTCCGACGCCGCGTCGCCTGCGGCCGCCGGGGCGACCTCGGGCACGGTGGTGGGCAGCAGCTGAGCCGGGGCCGCCGTTTCCATGAGCAGTGACATTGCCGTTCCTTCCTCTGGGTGGGTGGGACGACGCCTTTCTAGCACGATCCTCCGTGCCCTGGGCAGATGCGCATCACCTGTTGACAACGCATCCGCGAGGCGGCACGATCCGCCCGCGTCGAGGCGGCCCGGGTCGGATCCGACGCGTACCCTGGAGCCCGTGACGGACGAGATGCTGGCCTTCCCCTGGGAGGACGACCTCGCCCCCGCAGCGCCCGCGCCGCCTCCTCCCCCGCCGCACCTGACGCGCATCGTCGCCCACTCGTCGGATCGCGTCGCCTGGCTCCGCGCCCGCAGCTTCGGCATCACCGCGACCGACGTCGCGCGCCTCGCGACCGACGCGTCGCTGCAGGCCGTCGCGCTCGAGAAGCTCTACGGATCCGGCTTCGGCGGCAACCGCTACACCGACCACGGCCGGGAGCGCGAGCCCGAGATCGCCCGCTGGGTCGAGGCCGAGCACGGCATCGTCCCGAGCGCGCACCTGTTCCACGCGGAGGGCCAGCGCCGTCACCTGGCGACCCCCGACGGCGTGGGGCTGCGGGCCGACGGCCGGCTCGAGCTCGCCGAGATCAAGACGACCGCGAAGCCGTGGCGCAGCGTCCCGCGCAACTACCTGCGGCAGATCTGGTGGCAGCAGTACGTCCTCGGCGCCGAGCGCTCGCTCATCGTCTGGGAGCAGCACGTGGACTTCGTGCCCGTGCACGACATCCCGAAGTGGAAGTGGATCGACCGCGACGAGGCCGAGATCGCCGCGCTGGTGGCGCGCGCGAACGACCTCATCGCGCTCATCGTGCGGATGGCGAACGCGCCGGCCGGAGCACGCGGCCTGGCCTGACCCGCGCCGCCTCGTCGCACGGGCGCCGCGCGCGGTCCGCCGCCATCGACGAGTGCCCTCGCGCATTCTTCTCGCCCGGGGAACACCGCGGAAACACGCCCGACTCACTCGGCGGCTTCACTGGACGAGCGGGGGCAGGTGGGATCCACCATGTCGCCGCGTTCCGAGGAGGGGTCGCACGATGAGCCAGGTCGTCCAGTCGAGAGCCGGCGTCGCCGCCGCCGCCGAGCGGGATCGAGCGGCTGCCGCCGTCGCCCTGGCGCCCCACGGGGAGACGATGCGCGCGGTCGTCGTCACGGAGACCGGAGGGCCGGACGTGCTGCACCTCGCCGACGTCCCGGTGCCGCACCGCCTCGACTCGGAGGTGCTCGTGAAGGTCGTCGCCGCGGGCGTGAACCCCATCGACCTCCGGCTCCGCGCCGGCGAGCCGGGCGGCCCGACCCTCGGCGTCCTGCCCGCGGTGCTCGGCCGCGACTTCAGCGGCGTCGTCGTCGAGTCGCCCTACGAGGACCACGCGCTGCATCCGGGCGACGAGGTGTTCGGCCTCGCGATGGTGCCGCGGATGCCCGGCAGCTACGCCCCCTACATCGCCGTCCCGAGCGTGAGCCTCGCCAGGAAGCCCGCGCGCCTCTCGCACGTGGAGGCCGCGGCGACGCCCGTGAGCGCCCTCACCGCCTGGGGCATGGTCGTCGACATCGGCAGGGCGCACGAGGGCCAGGTCGTCCTGATCCACGCGGGAGCGGGCGGCGTCGGCCACTTCGCCGTGCAGTTCGCGCGCCACTTCGGCGCCCGGGTCGTCGCGACGGGCTCGCCCCGCAACGTCGACTGGCTGGCGGAGCTCGGCGCCGACGAGGTCATCGACCGCTCGCAGGTGCGATTCGAGGACGTGCTCGCCGACGTGGACGTGGTGATCGACCTGGTCGGCAACTGCACGGACGACACCGGCACCCGCTCGCTCCAGGTCCTCCGTCGTGGCGGCCTCCTCGTCAGCGCTCCCGTGCGCGGCTGGCCGACCCTCGTGCAGGACGCGGCCGCGGTCGGCGTGCGCGCCACCCACTACGAGGTCGCGCCCGACGGGCAGAAGCTCGCCGTGATCTCCCGGCTGCTGGAGTCCGGCGACATCAAGGTCTACGTCGACGAGGTCTTCGACCTGGAGGACGCCGCCGAGGCGCACCGCCACATGGAGAGCGGGCACGCCCGCGGCAAGGTCGTCCTCAACGTGGCGCGGGGCTGACCCTCGCCCGCCGTGTCCGCTCAGCGCTCCAGCGCCTCCCGCAGCGCGTCGACGATCCGGGTCCCGCGGTCGTCGTCGGCCTCCATCCGGTTGGTGAGGAACGCGAAGCCGACCCGGTTCTCGACGTCGGCGAAGGCGACCTGGCCGCCGGCGCCGTCGTGGCCGAGGCTGCCGGGTCCGAGGTAGCGGCGCGCGGCCGAGTCGAGCTGGAAGCCCATGCCCCACCGTGGCCACGGGCCCTGCACGTCGAACGCGGGCGGCTCGTCGCCGCCGGAGACGGGACGGGTCGCGAGGCGGATCGTGTCGTCGTGGAGCAGGCGCACGCCCGCGGTCTCCACGACCACGGACGACCAGACGGCGGCGAGCGCGTGGGCCGTGCCGATGCCGCCGGCGCCGGGGATCTCCGCCGCCTGCACGTCCGCACGGGAGAAGCCCGCGTCATCGCCCACGAGCTCCAGCGGCAGCGCCCCGCCGAGCGTGAGCGCGCGCAGCGGCAGGTCGGATCCGCCCGCCGCGACATCCGCGCGCTGCCGGGAGGTGAGCTCCCGCAGCGTCGTGCCCACGCGCATGCGCGCGACGCGCTCGCCGGCCTCGGGCGGGATCCCGATCCAGGCGTCCACCCCCAGCGGCCCGGTCGCGAGCGCCTGCAACCACGCGCCGGGCTTGAGCCCGGTGACCCTCCGCACGATCTCGCCCGTCAGCCAGCCGTGCGTGATGGCGTGGTACGCCCACGCGGTGCCCGGCTCCCATCTCGGCTCCTCCGCCGCGACGAGCGCGGTCGCGCGGTCCCAGTCGACGAGGGCGGACAGCGTCCAGTCCACCCGCGGCGCCGCGAGCCCGGCACGGTGCGCGAGCGCGTCCGCGACCCGGGTGCGCGCCTTGCCGGCGCGCCCGTACTCCGGCCACAGCTCGGCGACCGGCTGGTCGTAGCGAAGCCGCCCGTCCTGGACGAGGCGCGCGACCAGGATCGACATGACCCCCTTGGTCGCGGAGAACAGCACGCTCGGGGTGTCGAGCCCCCACGCGCGGCCGGTCACGTCGTCGGCGACGCCGCCCGCGAGGTCCACCACCACGTCGCCACGGCGCCGGATGGAGAGCGCGGCGCCCGTGCCGACGTCGGACGCGACGGCGTCCGCGAACGCGCGCCGCACGCCATCGAAGCCGGGCGCGACCCAGCCGACCACGCCGTCGACGCGCGTGCGGGCGCCGGCACCGGCGCCCGCGCCGGTCATGACGCCGACCCTACGGGCGTCGCGACCAGCAGCCCGGCCGCGTCCCAGCGCACGGGCACCGGATCCGGGATGCGGCCGACGAACGAGCCGTCCGCGCCGGCGTCCTCGAACCCGAGGAGCGCCGGGCCCTGCGGCGTCCGCACGATGCGCGCGGCGTACAGCCCCTCGCCGTGCAGGAGCCGGGCGCGCCCGATGTCGACGGGGCGGCCGAAGGGCTGGTCGTCGTCGAGCGGCAGCGCGAAGACGCCGCCCTCCTGGCCGGCGCGCGCGCCGGCCAGGTCGGATCCCGCGCACGAGAACACGAGCACCCGCCGGCCCTCGACCTCGGCGACCTGCAGCACCTCGAGCTGCGCGAACCCGGCGCCGGGCGCGCTGAGCGGCGGAGCGGCCGCCCACATCACGAGGTCGGGCGAGACCGCCTGGCCCACGACGCCCCGGTCGAGCGGATCCGCCCCGGCCTCGGATGCGTCCGCCCGGGATCTCGCGGTGACGAGCATGCGCCAGCCGTCGCCCGCGGGGTCCGGCTCGACCCAAGGATCCCGCCACGCCTCCTCACGCCACGTGCCGTCGGCGAGCGTCTCGTACCAGCGCGGGTCGGCCGACAGCGCGGACACGCTCGCCTTCACCCACCGGTGCAGGTCGGTCGAGGTCGCCTGCAGCACGGTCTCCACGTTCATGCCCTCGTCGTCCCGCGGGAACACCGAGCCCGTGTACGACATCCGCCAGAGCCCCGACGGGTCGCGCGTCACGCTGCCCGTCCACGTCGCCGACGCGTCCGGCGACCCGGCCGGCCCGTGCTCGAGGACGACGCCGTGGTCGGTCCACGTGACGAGGTCGGTCGAGGTCGCGTGGCCCACGGCGGCGTTCCGGTGCCGCAGGTCCGGATCCCCGAGCGCGGTCGGCGCGTGCAGGTAGAAGAGGTGCGTCGTGTCGCCGTCGACCGCGGTCCACGAGTCCCAGACCCAGTGCCCGGGCAGCGCGAACGCCATCAGCCCTTCACCGCGCCCTGCAGCAGCGCCGCGATGAACTGCCGCTGGAAGATGACGTACACGATCACCGTGGGCAGCATCACGATGAGCGACGCCGCGAACAGCAGCGGCAGAGCGTCGATGTACTGGCCCTGGAACGCGCCGAGCGCCCCGGCCATGGTGCGCTCGCTCGGGTCGTCGATCATCACGAGCGGCAGCAGGAACTGGTTCCAGGTCCAGAGGAACAGGAGGATCCCGAGCGCCGAGAGCGCCGGCCGCGCGAGCGGCAGCTGGATGCTCCGGAACTCCTGCCAGATGCTCGCGCCGTCCACGCGCGCGGCCTCCGACAGCTCCCGCGGCACGCCGACGAAGTGCGCGCGCATCCAGAACACGCTGAACGGCATGTACAGCCCGATGAGCGGGAGGATGACCGCCCACCTGGTGTTGATGAGGCCGAAGCCCGTCATCTGGTAGTAGAGCGGGATGATGATCGCCTCGAACGGGATGGTCAGCCCGATGATCATGGCGACGAGCACGTACTTCCCGCCGGGCACCCGGAGGTTCCCGAGCGAGTAGCCGGCGAGCGTCGCGCAGACGAGGCTGACGGGCACGACCATCACCACGATGAACAGGCTCGAGAGCATCAGCGTGCCGATGTTCCCGACCGTGAACGCCGTCACGAAGTTCTCCCAGTAGGCGGGCGTCGGCCAGGAGAAGCCGTTGGGCAGCGAGTCGGGCGACTGCAGCGCGGCGGTGAGCATGCTGGCGAAGGGCAGCAGGGTGAGCACGAGGACCGCGATCAGGAGGATGCGGCCCACGACGAGCTCGGTGCGGTTGACGATCATCAGTCGCGCTCCCTCGAGAGTCGTTGGACGGGGAGCACGAGCAGCAGCACGAACACGAGCAGCACCACGCCGAACGCGGACGCCAGGCCCACCTGGCTCTGCACGAACGCGAGCCGGAAGATCTCGATGCCGGGCACGAGCGTCGTGGTGCCCGGCCCGCCCTTGGTGGTCGTGTAGATGATGTCGAACGTGCTCAGGGCGGCGATGACCGTGATGGTCACGAGCACCGCGATCTCCTGCCGGAGGCCCGGCAGGGTGATGGTGACGAACTCGCGGAAGAAGCCGGCGCCGTCGAGCCGCACCGCTTCGTAGAGCGAGCCGTCGATCTTGCCCATGCCCGTGAGCAGCAGCACGGTGCACAGGCCCGTGAGCACCCACGATCCGATGAGCCCGACCGCGGGCAGCGCCGTGCCGAAGTCGGCGAGCCAGGAACGGGACAGGAAGCCGAGCCCCACCGCATCGAGGATGGAGTTGATGGTGCCGGACTGCGCGTACATCCACGACCACGCGATGCCCGCCGCGACGAGCGGGACGATCTGCGGCAGGAACAGGATGGTGCGCGAGATCGACGCGAACGGTCCCGGCTTCATGCCGCGCAGGAGCGTCGCGAGCGCGAGGCCGGCGGTGATGGGGATCACCATGAAGAAGACCACGAGGACCAGCGCGTTGACTATGGGCGTCAGCAGCCGCGTGTCCGTGAAGATCTGCACGTAGTTGTCGAGGCCGATGAACGTGGAGGCGCCGATCCCGTTCCACTTGTAGAACGAG is from Clavibacter sp. A6099 and encodes:
- a CDS encoding SagB/ThcOx family dehydrogenase, with the protein product MSTIETDATPDRTEAPTGPSAGADPATPASARSLGSVGPIFSVGGAVDRPAGDAAEDFHEASKITRITHPGWTDVRYAHQMAKEAQGVADAGPGGATSAPRLLPAVPLPRALPLRHELGATLAARRSAEPRTLGRPVQLAELATVLRLAYGPRGDGTPGRFVPSGGGLYPLDLHVVARSVVGLERGIHQLDPLEETLVDVSGLDRDGRLARFRRAAPSLMAPIPETAAVTVVITGSFERSRCKYGLRGYRLTLLEAGHVGQNALLVATALGLPVLGWVGFVDHELDAVLGLDGVTQSSLYAISFGGAEPGARRFAAEEASHD
- a CDS encoding YcaO-like family protein, which encodes MSRGGAGVVSPYTGLVEHANPMAFTPDAIPDALYSGRSADTGFLTGTESERFSMGPGGSRMEARRSCIGEAVERMSLAGAPGGFRAPLGADARQVGPDAFQRFHPTQREDPAFHYERARPGDLLTWMPARSLHRGDAVHVPAQMVVFDDPHRADGHREPHVEPATSSGVAAGPHFGFAAGRAVLELIERDAFQRMWLRGSTPPAFDWRGSSRLTDATLRELERLEELCGRFGASFTVRVLDAAADVPVLLAVMRSDRIGVAVGCAADFRLDRAILNAVREALHTHNWCLRLLAEPTIDAADVVEFEDHIRLHCRPSARPLTAALDASDERVVAVGGPDSWAEVVAGLDREGIEVLLADITAPEVRAAGFHVVRALSPDLVALDVVHAARFLGHPRLYRRWRDGPAIDGPADLVHVPHPFP
- a CDS encoding TOMM precursor leader peptide-binding protein, which encodes MDSSTTYSVSPRYAVGEVEDTLHLLGGRELVSLQLPSGDAVSAVSRLLSRPFTRADLDRAFAAHAPAVAHLVDELVLRDVVVGSPTDSAGSVPDELAHVLDEARRNGGDRTGLGPVRDAASPARVALVGDMIPSLLTGLAEALPSAELGDEHDADLVIAVGSRPVLREVGARMHAAGRPWLPVHPFDGRFQLVGPVVVPGEGPCLECVALRWASTTPFAADHAAAADAVAVVPRDPSLEAITAGFAARYAARWIHAHDWLVASTVLVIEPKVMEAEAHAVFRVARCGTCGPRPYAGIASPWRA
- a CDS encoding YqaJ viral recombinase family protein, with the translated sequence MLAFPWEDDLAPAAPAPPPPPPHLTRIVAHSSDRVAWLRARSFGITATDVARLATDASLQAVALEKLYGSGFGGNRYTDHGREREPEIARWVEAEHGIVPSAHLFHAEGQRRHLATPDGVGLRADGRLELAEIKTTAKPWRSVPRNYLRQIWWQQYVLGAERSLIVWEQHVDFVPVHDIPKWKWIDRDEAEIAALVARANDLIALIVRMANAPAGARGLA
- a CDS encoding NADP-dependent oxidoreductase, which codes for MSQVVQSRAGVAAAAERDRAAAAVALAPHGETMRAVVVTETGGPDVLHLADVPVPHRLDSEVLVKVVAAGVNPIDLRLRAGEPGGPTLGVLPAVLGRDFSGVVVESPYEDHALHPGDEVFGLAMVPRMPGSYAPYIAVPSVSLARKPARLSHVEAAATPVSALTAWGMVVDIGRAHEGQVVLIHAGAGGVGHFAVQFARHFGARVVATGSPRNVDWLAELGADEVIDRSQVRFEDVLADVDVVIDLVGNCTDDTGTRSLQVLRRGGLLVSAPVRGWPTLVQDAAAVGVRATHYEVAPDGQKLAVISRLLESGDIKVYVDEVFDLEDAAEAHRHMESGHARGKVVLNVARG
- a CDS encoding serine hydrolase domain-containing protein produces the protein MTGAGAGAGARTRVDGVVGWVAPGFDGVRRAFADAVASDVGTGAALSIRRRGDVVVDLAGGVADDVTGRAWGLDTPSVLFSATKGVMSILVARLVQDGRLRYDQPVAELWPEYGRAGKARTRVADALAHRAGLAAPRVDWTLSALVDWDRATALVAAEEPRWEPGTAWAYHAITHGWLTGEIVRRVTGLKPGAWLQALATGPLGVDAWIGIPPEAGERVARMRVGTTLRELTSRQRADVAAGGSDLPLRALTLGGALPLELVGDDAGFSRADVQAAEIPGAGGIGTAHALAAVWSSVVVETAGVRLLHDDTIRLATRPVSGGDEPPAFDVQGPWPRWGMGFQLDSAARRYLGPGSLGHDGAGGQVAFADVENRVGFAFLTNRMEADDDRGTRIVDALREALER
- a CDS encoding glycosyl hydrolase family 32 — protein: MAFALPGHWVWDSWTAVDGDTTHLFYLHAPTALGDPDLRHRNAAVGHATSTDLVTWTDHGVVLEHGPAGSPDASATWTGSVTRDPSGLWRMSYTGSVFPRDDEGMNVETVLQATSTDLHRWVKASVSALSADPRWYETLADGTWREEAWRDPWVEPDPAGDGWRMLVTARSRADASEAGADPLDRGVVGQAVSPDLVMWAAAPPLSAPGAGFAQLEVLQVAEVEGRRVLVFSCAGSDLAGARAGQEGGVFALPLDDDQPFGRPVDIGRARLLHGEGLYAARIVRTPQGPALLGFEDAGADGSFVGRIPDPVPVRWDAAGLLVATPVGSAS
- a CDS encoding carbohydrate ABC transporter permease, translating into MIVNRTELVVGRILLIAVLVLTLLPFASMLTAALQSPDSLPNGFSWPTPAYWENFVTAFTVGNIGTLMLSSLFIVVMVVPVSLVCATLAGYSLGNLRVPGGKYVLVAMIIGLTIPFEAIIIPLYYQMTGFGLINTRWAVILPLIGLYMPFSVFWMRAHFVGVPRELSEAARVDGASIWQEFRSIQLPLARPALSALGILLFLWTWNQFLLPLVMIDDPSERTMAGALGAFQGQYIDALPLLFAASLIVMLPTVIVYVIFQRQFIAALLQGAVKG
- a CDS encoding carbohydrate ABC transporter permease, with translation MSTTDRTIPAGATAAAAVPAGPSPRGSGPGHAPARRRRLGPEARRTATVGWIMLLPAVAAYGAFVVWPLITAVQYSFYKWNGIGASTFIGLDNYVQIFTDTRLLTPIVNALVLVVFFMVIPITAGLALATLLRGMKPGPFASISRTILFLPQIVPLVAAGIAWSWMYAQSGTINSILDAVGLGFLSRSWLADFGTALPAVGLIGSWVLTGLCTVLLLTGMGKIDGSLYEAVRLDGAGFFREFVTITLPGLRQEIAVLVTITVIAALSTFDIIYTTTKGGPGTTTLVPGIEIFRLAFVQSQVGLASAFGVVLLVFVLLLVLPVQRLSRERD